The following proteins are co-located in the Pseudomonas synxantha genome:
- a CDS encoding TolC family protein, with product MGSPSFPPWHGRLALLGIALALSAGCSSWVAHPLAQSHPERINALSHLPQGVSAQALPERWWQLYNDPQLDGLVQQALLHNRDLAAAQSHVQAMLAGIMQADAERWPATQASLGAEYGKTADDQTLAKATDSHAPSQWAFNPGFELAYQVDVWGQVQRSIERAQVQAAAAQDAEDLLRITVVAQTTHAYVNACALGARAKVQRHSLDVVGRSLALIDRQRQAGVVTDLEYTRMQALQSETQALLPMLEARRQAALYELAMLTGVADLEQSAGAASCEVVPQLNAELPVGDGWQLLARRPDIRQAERALQAATLQVDIVQADLYPKVTFGASVSSSANRPHELGNSSAVMFGIGPLITWQFPNWRANRARVKQARALEQVEVAQFEASVLNALKEVRQALALYDGERQRHAALSQALDSSRHAYRLAQFNYDAGSIDFLDVLDSERELIRLQATRADADGQLLQRQISLFRALGGGWQPSAPTHAYTTFSGTQP from the coding sequence ATGGGTTCGCCTTCTTTTCCCCCATGGCATGGCCGTCTTGCGCTGCTGGGCATTGCGCTGGCGTTGTCGGCGGGTTGTTCGTCCTGGGTTGCTCACCCGCTTGCACAGTCACATCCAGAGCGCATCAATGCCCTGAGCCACTTGCCGCAAGGTGTTTCGGCCCAGGCATTACCCGAGCGCTGGTGGCAGTTGTACAACGATCCACAGCTCGATGGGCTGGTGCAGCAGGCATTGCTGCACAACCGTGACCTGGCGGCGGCCCAGTCCCATGTGCAGGCGATGCTGGCCGGGATCATGCAGGCCGATGCCGAGCGTTGGCCGGCCACCCAGGCGTCACTGGGCGCCGAGTACGGCAAGACGGCCGATGACCAGACCCTGGCCAAGGCCACCGATAGCCATGCGCCGTCACAGTGGGCGTTCAACCCGGGCTTTGAACTGGCTTATCAAGTGGACGTCTGGGGCCAGGTCCAGCGCAGTATCGAACGCGCCCAGGTGCAAGCCGCGGCGGCGCAGGACGCCGAAGACCTGTTGCGCATTACAGTCGTGGCGCAAACCACCCACGCCTATGTGAATGCTTGCGCCCTCGGTGCACGTGCCAAGGTCCAGCGTCATTCGTTGGACGTGGTCGGGCGCAGCCTGGCGTTGATCGATCGCCAGCGCCAGGCCGGTGTGGTGACGGACCTTGAATACACGCGCATGCAAGCCCTGCAGAGCGAAACCCAGGCCTTGCTGCCGATGCTCGAGGCGCGTCGGCAAGCGGCGCTGTACGAGCTGGCGATGCTGACCGGCGTGGCTGATCTGGAACAAAGCGCTGGCGCTGCGAGCTGTGAAGTGGTGCCACAACTCAATGCCGAACTTCCGGTGGGTGATGGCTGGCAATTATTGGCACGCCGCCCCGATATCCGTCAGGCCGAGCGAGCGTTGCAGGCGGCCACGCTGCAAGTGGATATCGTGCAGGCCGACCTGTATCCGAAGGTGACCTTCGGCGCCTCGGTGTCTTCATCGGCCAACAGGCCCCATGAGCTGGGCAACAGCAGCGCGGTGATGTTCGGCATTGGCCCGCTGATCACCTGGCAGTTCCCCAATTGGCGCGCCAACCGCGCGCGGGTCAAGCAGGCGCGGGCGCTTGAGCAGGTAGAGGTGGCGCAATTCGAGGCCAGCGTGCTCAACGCCCTCAAGGAGGTGCGCCAGGCCCTGGCGTTATACGACGGCGAACGCCAGCGCCACGCGGCCTTGAGCCAGGCGCTGGACAGCAGCCGCCACGCCTACAGGTTGGCCCAATTCAACTACGACGCGGGGTCTATCGATTTCCTGGACGTGCTGGACAGCGAGCGTGAACTAATCCGCTTGCAGGCCACTCGCGCCGACGCCGACGGCCAGTTGCTTCAACGCCAGATCAGCCTGTTTCGGGCGCTTGGCGGTGGTTGGCAGCCTTCAGCTCCCACCCACGCTTACACCACTTTTTCCGGTACCCAGCCATGA
- a CDS encoding HlyD family secretion protein, producing MNIAVDETTAVQDESAHTRKQRRKRHLILLGGAALLIAAVAFGVYWMTVGRYLEQTDDAYVRADWIPISPKVSGYVAQVLVEDDQPVKAGDVLVRIEDRDYQARLAQARAQLAETQASVAAQEANLRVTDSLIAQQQAGVAQAQAHARSVAAELHRARLDQRRYEGLVREHAASAQRLETAAASYTQANAAVEIAKAMQRQQEARLTVAISRRQLAQASLQQQIARRSEAQAQLNLATHAQEDTLIRSPIDGVVGQRKVRTRQYVAPGLPLLAVVPLQQAYVVANYKETQLRDMRAGQPVNISIDSYSGRKLKGHVVSFSPGSGAVFALLPSDNATGNFTKIVQRFPVKIVIDEHDQGGPILPGMSVVTTVDTRPANQGAAND from the coding sequence ATGAATATCGCCGTTGATGAAACAACTGCTGTCCAGGATGAATCGGCGCATACGCGCAAGCAACGTCGCAAACGGCACCTGATCCTGCTGGGCGGCGCGGCGCTGTTGATCGCAGCGGTGGCGTTCGGCGTGTACTGGATGACGGTCGGCCGGTATCTGGAACAGACCGATGATGCCTATGTGCGTGCCGACTGGATTCCCATCAGCCCCAAGGTCTCCGGGTATGTGGCCCAGGTGTTGGTGGAGGACGACCAGCCCGTCAAGGCCGGGGATGTGCTGGTGCGCATCGAGGACCGTGACTACCAGGCACGCTTGGCACAGGCCCGTGCACAACTGGCCGAAACCCAGGCCTCGGTGGCGGCGCAAGAGGCCAACCTGCGCGTCACCGACAGCCTGATCGCCCAGCAACAGGCCGGCGTTGCCCAGGCTCAGGCCCACGCCCGCAGCGTGGCCGCCGAGTTGCACCGCGCACGCCTCGACCAGCGCCGCTACGAAGGGTTGGTGCGCGAACACGCCGCCAGTGCCCAGCGTCTGGAAACGGCGGCCGCCAGCTACACCCAGGCCAATGCCGCGGTGGAAATTGCCAAGGCCATGCAACGTCAACAGGAAGCCCGGTTGACCGTTGCCATCAGTCGTCGCCAATTGGCCCAAGCTTCGCTCCAACAACAGATTGCCCGGCGCAGCGAGGCCCAGGCGCAGTTGAACCTGGCGACCCATGCCCAGGAAGACACCTTGATCCGCTCGCCCATCGACGGGGTGGTGGGGCAGCGTAAAGTGCGCACCCGACAGTACGTCGCGCCAGGCCTGCCGCTGCTGGCGGTGGTGCCCTTGCAGCAGGCCTACGTGGTGGCCAACTACAAGGAAACCCAGTTGCGCGACATGCGCGCCGGCCAACCCGTGAACATCAGCATCGACAGTTATTCAGGACGCAAGCTCAAGGGCCACGTGGTGAGTTTCTCGCCAGGTTCGGGGGCGGTGTTCGCATTGTTGCCGTCGGACAACGCCACCGGCAACTTCACCAAGATCGTGCAGCGCTTCCCAGTGAAGATTGTCATCGATGAGCATGATCAGGGCGGGCCTATCCTGCCTGGTATGTCGGTGGTCACCACGGTCGATACCCGGCCAGCCAACCAGGGCGCGGCAAATGACTGA
- a CDS encoding MDR family MFS transporter: MTEAAEKSVSFRAWVAVIGGLFGCFMAGMNVHVTSAALPEIEGSLGATFEEGSWISTAYLVAEIVMIPLTAWLVQVFSLRRVMLVGSFVFLVASIACSWAPNLEVMIIIRVIQGAAGAVLIPLSFQLIITELPPSKIAMGMALFALSNSVAQAAGPSIGGWLTDAYSWRWIFYLQLAPGILLLLAVAWSIDAKPMQLSLLKRGDWSGILAMIVGLGGLQIVLEEGGRKDWFGSDFIVWMSLVAGVALVYFVLSQLYGSRSFINLRLLKSYNFGVASAAMFIFGGATFGLVFLVPNYLSQLQGYNAREIGISLIAYGMVQLVLAPFMPRLMKWLNPKLMVASGFFIMALGCYLGAHLDVDSAANVIIPSTVVRGIGQPLIMVALSVLAVSGLAKEEAGSASALFSMLRNLGGAVGTAGLTQIVAMRERFHSERVGESITLFSPSLQERLRASMADSEAFIFNQLLPAQQQVLEGLIRTVRREAYLMAYSDAFYVSCVALVLCGVAALALRQQARN, translated from the coding sequence ATGACTGAAGCCGCTGAAAAGAGCGTCTCCTTTCGCGCCTGGGTCGCAGTGATCGGTGGGCTGTTCGGCTGTTTCATGGCCGGCATGAACGTGCACGTGACCAGCGCCGCATTGCCGGAAATCGAAGGCTCCCTGGGGGCGACGTTCGAGGAGGGCTCGTGGATCTCCACCGCCTATTTGGTCGCGGAGATCGTGATGATCCCGCTGACCGCCTGGCTGGTGCAGGTGTTCTCCCTGCGCCGGGTGATGCTGGTGGGTTCGTTTGTATTCCTGGTGGCGTCCATTGCCTGCTCCTGGGCGCCCAACCTGGAAGTGATGATCATCATTCGGGTGATCCAGGGCGCGGCCGGCGCGGTGCTGATCCCGTTGTCATTCCAGTTGATCATCACCGAGCTGCCGCCGAGCAAGATTGCCATGGGCATGGCCTTGTTCGCCCTGTCCAACAGCGTTGCCCAGGCCGCCGGGCCGTCCATCGGTGGCTGGCTGACGGATGCTTATTCCTGGCGCTGGATTTTCTACCTGCAACTGGCCCCGGGCATTCTGTTGCTGCTGGCGGTGGCGTGGTCCATCGACGCCAAGCCTATGCAGTTGAGCCTGCTCAAGCGCGGCGACTGGAGCGGCATCCTGGCCATGATCGTCGGCCTGGGTGGCTTGCAGATCGTACTGGAAGAAGGCGGGCGCAAGGATTGGTTCGGCTCCGATTTCATTGTGTGGATGTCACTGGTTGCAGGCGTTGCCCTGGTGTATTTCGTGCTGTCGCAGCTGTATGGCAGCCGCTCCTTCATCAACCTGCGCCTGCTCAAAAGCTACAACTTCGGGGTGGCCAGTGCGGCAATGTTCATTTTCGGCGGAGCGACCTTCGGCCTGGTGTTCCTGGTGCCCAATTACCTGTCCCAGTTGCAGGGCTACAACGCCCGGGAGATCGGTATCAGCCTGATCGCCTACGGCATGGTGCAACTGGTGCTGGCGCCGTTCATGCCACGCCTGATGAAGTGGCTCAACCCGAAACTGATGGTCGCCAGCGGCTTTTTCATCATGGCGCTGGGGTGTTATCTGGGGGCGCATCTGGATGTGGATAGCGCTGCCAACGTGATCATTCCTTCCACGGTGGTGCGCGGTATCGGACAACCGCTGATCATGGTGGCGCTGTCGGTGCTGGCGGTATCCGGCCTGGCCAAGGAGGAAGCCGGTTCTGCCTCTGCCTTGTTCTCCATGCTGCGTAACCTGGGTGGTGCCGTGGGCACCGCGGGGTTGACGCAGATTGTCGCCATGCGCGAACGCTTTCACTCCGAGCGGGTAGGGGAGTCGATCACCTTGTTTTCGCCGTCCTTGCAGGAGCGTCTGCGCGCCAGCATGGCCGACAGCGAAGCGTTTATTTTCAATCAATTGCTACCCGCCCAGCAGCAGGTACTTGAGGGGCTGATCCGTACCGTGCGGCGCGAGGCGTACCTGATGGCTTACAGCGACGCGTTCTACGTGTCCTGTGTTGCGTTGGTGTTGTGTGGTGTGGCGGCCCTTGCCTTGCGGCAACAAGCCAGGAATTAG
- a CDS encoding hemagglutinin repeat-containing protein, with translation MPSTSHSFRLSPQGKLRWAIASLFLLPQLALAAGVTVAEGPGGTPQLQNQGGVPIVNIVAPNAGGLSHNQFLDYNVDRQGLVLNNALQADVSKLAGQLAANPQFQGQAASVILNEVISRNASALNGAQEIFGQAADYVLANPNGISVNGGSFINTPNADLVVGRPEFDNGKLQALSTRDATGQLTVQGQGLHNREGSINLIAPRIDSDGSISAHDQLNLTVGRNQVDFASGQVSQADPASKTQDQRIDARLFGAMLAGRINIISTAEGAGVRVGGVQVQGTDGVKISSAGDLDISGQVHANSLDATRAGVQSHQGDVDLHSARDLNLAATDVSGRNVKLAASRNLTLSSLESRKLQEKREQWDNSNFLFTYETYDRTTTDKDSRQHGNKIVAQQDAALSSGASTEIKAGQVQAGSALRIDSGADLQVNAATETHETRDQGNHRKHLWKANWDKSSSEQRSVTSSLKAGNSLVLTSKQKLQLQGAELKTPGDIQLAGGQIEIASASRTQSSSDNAYSGDLTGGSFFGKEGNGNQGKTLNTGSKVNADGKLIVKADDVRISGSQARGGKQASVISDNGSLVIDGVQDTSHDNRYSNDSKFFGISKDESRKNLKDSTIVASHLRSDSNLKLQSAQDITVTGSQVSAGDELQAQARGDIKVVAAENTTHDTTSTHTRGFDSYARETADVSRQYRAGVSYEDQQQTRKTDTTRQQASSLKGASVAVSAGGDVSIKGSDLKATQGNASLNGKNVALLAADDSSTQAVDKTTTGGSFYYTGGLDRAGSGAQFSHQSSHDTNSKTTAQTSTVAAAGKLVINVGDTLTSQGAQVKAGTELQVNAGRIDNQSAHSTEASTHKENGWAADVGANVEYKGITRPIEKAVEGVAQVKFHQPGLLDALEQPNVGLDVEVGHTHNTRTQQDSTAVVSQFSGATVQVDTAGKLQDAGTQYRATDGGLTIKAGEHVATAAANTYDSSEQGVDAKAGVRIYTTTGEDLNVRGSGLGGSSDVRETSSTAVVGSYAGTQGVSIEAKGDARYEGSQFNGGQAGVNLKTGGELALNQANDTQSKNSGTLRGNGSLTVGTAPGANGNNVNLGAGVQLDNKRLDTQDRQARVATVQGNGAIQLSSGGDMTLQGTQIGTATAKTGDISLNAGGKLDLQAATNSHISKGSNLGGGLTAGAGKTSTAESSSKTGSLSANFNIGKVAENDQGIVVGQLHSNGKVSLASGAEAADALHLQGTQINAARVDLVAQNGGILQESAQSTQAHDNWGVTLGAGGSVGKTTLADAGEHATPKTQRGINARAKVDVDHLQSTTQHDSLIKADNVVINSAGDTHLAGARIEADQVNGKVGGDLIVESRKDQVNSTQVNVDARLDVEKNQPGVVDKLATATGPLKDKVQAKAEGAFDKHRDKLENVVDKSTGHLASAKDKVVNGVVNVKERLEEKFTRSGSYDVNPEPRGAFGTRVDKAKAYLADKKEALGTRLSGFKDKVWPKNSDSYVVSGKNTTGSSVANTAESVLFGDKSGNTNYTPTLYLDVSHVVKDSVTQASGIRASQGVNLQVSGDTRLTGARIGAEHGKVELGGSKVTATALAGSDYRADVGLNVSKSPVNLALGAKDELTQKQDDATRKDQAFNLGPLRAGGHSENQVLQAGIEQASTEG, from the coding sequence ATGCCGAGTACTTCCCACAGCTTTCGCCTTTCGCCCCAGGGCAAACTGCGCTGGGCCATTGCCAGCCTGTTCCTGCTGCCCCAGCTTGCGCTCGCCGCGGGCGTGACCGTTGCCGAAGGGCCTGGCGGTACGCCGCAACTGCAAAACCAGGGCGGCGTGCCGATCGTCAATATCGTTGCGCCGAATGCCGGCGGCCTGTCCCATAATCAGTTTCTGGATTACAACGTCGACCGCCAGGGGCTGGTGCTGAACAATGCCTTGCAGGCCGACGTGTCCAAGCTCGCCGGGCAACTGGCGGCCAACCCGCAGTTCCAGGGCCAGGCGGCAAGCGTGATCCTCAACGAAGTGATCAGTCGCAATGCCTCGGCCCTCAACGGCGCCCAGGAGATTTTCGGCCAGGCCGCCGATTATGTGCTGGCCAACCCCAACGGCATTTCTGTGAATGGCGGCAGTTTCATCAACACCCCGAATGCCGACCTGGTGGTCGGCCGCCCTGAATTCGACAACGGCAAGCTGCAAGCCTTGAGCACCCGGGATGCCACCGGTCAGCTGACGGTGCAAGGCCAGGGCCTGCACAACCGCGAAGGCTCCATCAACCTGATCGCGCCACGTATCGACAGCGACGGCAGCATCAGTGCCCATGATCAATTGAACCTCACGGTCGGGCGCAACCAGGTCGATTTCGCCAGCGGGCAAGTCAGCCAGGCAGACCCGGCCAGCAAGACCCAGGACCAGCGTATCGACGCGCGCCTGTTCGGGGCGATGCTGGCCGGGCGCATCAATATCATCAGCACCGCCGAAGGTGCCGGTGTGCGCGTGGGCGGCGTGCAGGTGCAAGGCACTGACGGCGTAAAGATCAGCTCGGCCGGTGACCTCGATATCAGCGGCCAGGTCCACGCCAACAGCCTCGACGCCACCCGCGCCGGTGTGCAGAGCCACCAGGGCGATGTCGACTTGCACAGCGCCAGGGACCTGAACCTGGCTGCCACCGACGTCAGCGGGCGTAACGTCAAACTCGCTGCCAGCCGCAACCTGACCCTCAGCAGCCTGGAAAGCCGCAAGCTTCAGGAAAAGCGTGAACAGTGGGACAACAGCAACTTCCTGTTCACCTACGAAACCTATGACCGCACCACCACCGACAAGGACTCGCGCCAGCACGGCAACAAGATCGTCGCGCAACAGGATGCCGCGCTGTCCTCCGGCGCCAGCACCGAGATCAAAGCCGGCCAGGTGCAAGCCGGTAGCGCCTTGCGCATCGACAGCGGCGCCGACCTGCAAGTGAACGCAGCCACCGAAACCCATGAAACCCGCGACCAGGGCAACCATCGCAAGCATTTGTGGAAAGCCAACTGGGACAAATCCAGCAGCGAACAGCGCAGCGTCACCAGCAGCCTCAAGGCTGGCAACTCACTGGTGCTGACCAGCAAGCAGAAACTGCAACTCCAGGGCGCCGAGCTGAAAACCCCGGGTGATATCCAGTTGGCCGGTGGCCAAATCGAAATCGCCAGCGCCAGCCGCACCCAAAGCAGCAGCGATAACGCCTACTCCGGCGACCTGACCGGTGGCAGCTTCTTCGGTAAGGAAGGCAACGGTAACCAGGGCAAAACCCTGAACACCGGCAGCAAGGTCAACGCCGACGGCAAGCTGATCGTCAAGGCCGACGACGTGCGCATCAGCGGCAGCCAGGCCCGTGGCGGCAAGCAGGCCAGCGTCATCAGCGACAACGGCTCGCTGGTGATCGACGGCGTACAGGACACCTCCCACGACAACCGCTACAGCAACGACAGCAAGTTCTTCGGCATCTCCAAGGACGAAAGCCGCAAGAACCTCAAGGACAGCACCATCGTCGCCAGCCACCTGCGCTCGGACAGCAACCTCAAGCTGCAAAGCGCCCAAGACATCACCGTCACTGGTTCCCAGGTGTCTGCCGGCGACGAACTGCAGGCACAGGCCAGGGGCGATATCAAGGTGGTTGCGGCCGAGAACACCACCCACGACACCACCAGCACGCACACCCGTGGCTTCGATAGCTACGCCAGGGAAACCGCCGACGTCAGCCGTCAATACCGTGCAGGGGTGAGCTATGAAGACCAGCAGCAAACCCGCAAGACTGACACCACCCGGCAGCAGGCTTCGAGCCTCAAGGGCGCCAGTGTGGCGGTAAGCGCTGGCGGCGATGTGAGCATCAAGGGCTCGGACCTCAAGGCGACCCAGGGCAATGCAAGCCTGAACGGTAAAAACGTCGCACTGTTGGCGGCCGATGACAGCAGTACCCAAGCCGTCGACAAGACCACCACCGGCGGTAGTTTCTACTACACCGGCGGCCTTGATCGGGCTGGCAGTGGCGCGCAATTCAGCCACCAGAGCAGCCACGACACAAACAGCAAAACCACCGCGCAAACCAGCACCGTGGCTGCGGCCGGCAAGCTGGTCATCAACGTCGGCGACACCCTTACCAGCCAGGGCGCGCAGGTCAAGGCCGGCACCGAGTTGCAGGTCAACGCAGGCCGAATCGACAACCAGTCAGCCCATTCCACCGAAGCCAGCACCCATAAGGAAAACGGTTGGGCCGCCGATGTCGGCGCCAATGTGGAGTACAAAGGCATCACCCGCCCAATCGAAAAAGCCGTCGAAGGCGTGGCCCAGGTCAAGTTCCATCAGCCCGGTTTGCTGGACGCGCTCGAACAACCGAATGTCGGGCTGGACGTGGAAGTCGGACACACCCACAACACCCGCACACAGCAGGACAGCACGGCGGTGGTCAGCCAGTTCAGTGGCGCCACGGTGCAGGTCGATACCGCTGGGAAACTGCAGGATGCAGGCACTCAATATCGGGCCACCGATGGCGGGCTGACAATCAAGGCCGGCGAACATGTCGCCACGGCAGCGGCCAATACCTACGACAGCAGCGAGCAAGGCGTGGACGCCAAGGCGGGCGTGCGGATCTACACCACCACCGGTGAAGACCTGAATGTGCGCGGCAGCGGCTTGGGCGGCAGCAGCGATGTGCGTGAAACCAGCAGCACGGCGGTGGTCGGCAGCTATGCCGGCACCCAGGGGGTGAGCATCGAGGCCAAGGGCGATGCACGTTATGAAGGCAGCCAGTTCAACGGCGGCCAGGCCGGCGTCAACCTCAAGACCGGCGGTGAGTTGGCGCTCAACCAGGCCAACGACACCCAGAGCAAAAACAGCGGCACCTTGCGCGGTAACGGTTCATTGACCGTGGGCACCGCGCCGGGCGCCAATGGCAACAACGTCAACCTCGGTGCCGGTGTGCAACTGGATAACAAGCGCCTGGACACCCAGGACCGCCAGGCCCGCGTCGCGACGGTCCAGGGCAACGGGGCGATCCAGCTCAGCAGCGGCGGCGACATGACCCTGCAAGGCACGCAGATCGGCACCGCCACCGCCAAGACCGGCGATATCAGCCTCAATGCCGGGGGCAAGCTGGACCTGCAAGCCGCCACCAACAGCCACATCAGCAAAGGCAGCAACCTGGGCGGCGGCCTGACTGCCGGCGCCGGCAAGACCAGCACTGCCGAAAGCAGCAGCAAGACCGGCAGCCTCAGTGCCAATTTCAACATCGGTAAGGTGGCGGAAAATGACCAGGGCATCGTCGTCGGGCAGTTGCACAGCAACGGCAAGGTCAGCCTCGCCAGTGGTGCCGAGGCGGCTGATGCCCTGCACTTGCAGGGTACTCAGATCAACGCGGCCAGAGTCGACCTCGTCGCGCAGAACGGCGGCATCCTGCAAGAGTCTGCACAGTCAACCCAGGCCCATGACAACTGGGGCGTGACCCTGGGCGCGGGTGGCAGCGTTGGCAAGACCACCTTGGCCGATGCCGGTGAGCACGCCACACCCAAGACCCAGCGCGGCATCAATGCGCGAGCCAAGGTCGACGTGGATCACCTGCAAAGCACCACCCAGCACGACAGCCTGATCAAGGCCGACAACGTGGTCATCAACAGTGCCGGCGACACCCACCTGGCCGGGGCACGCATCGAAGCCGACCAGGTGAACGGCAAGGTAGGTGGCGATCTCATCGTCGAAAGTCGCAAGGACCAGGTCAACAGCACCCAGGTGAATGTCGATGCCAGGCTGGATGTGGAAAAAAACCAGCCCGGCGTGGTGGATAAACTCGCCACTGCCACTGGCCCGCTCAAGGACAAAGTGCAAGCCAAGGCCGAAGGTGCGTTCGACAAGCATCGCGACAAACTGGAGAACGTCGTAGACAAAAGCACCGGGCACCTGGCTTCGGCCAAGGACAAAGTGGTCAACGGCGTCGTCAACGTCAAGGAACGCCTGGAGGAAAAATTCACCCGCAGCGGTAGCTACGACGTGAACCCCGAGCCCCGTGGCGCTTTCGGCACCCGTGTGGACAAGGCCAAGGCTTACCTGGCGGACAAGAAGGAGGCCCTGGGCACACGCCTGTCGGGCTTCAAGGATAAGGTCTGGCCGAAAAACAGCGACAGCTACGTCGTCAGCGGCAAGAACACCACCGGCAGCTCGGTAGCCAATACCGCCGAAAGCGTGTTGTTCGGTGACAAGAGTGGCAACACCAACTACACCCCGACCCTGTATCTGGACGTCAGCCATGTGGTCAAGGACAGCGTCACCCAGGCGTCAGGCATTCGCGCAAGCCAGGGCGTCAATCTGCAGGTGAGCGGTGATACGCGCCTCACGGGTGCGCGGATCGGCGCCGAGCACGGCAAGGTCGAGCTGGGCGGTTCCAAAGTCACCGCTACGGCATTGGCCGGCAGCGACTACCGTGCTGATGTCGGGCTGAACGTCTCGAAATCACCGGTCAACCTCGCACTGGGAGCCAAGGATGAATTGACTCAGAAACAGGACGACGCCACGCGCAAGGATCAAGCCTTCAACCTGGGACCACTGCGAGCGGGTGGGCACAGTGAAAACCAGGTCTTGCAGGCGGGGATTGAACAAGCATCAACTGAAGGTTAA
- a CDS encoding ShlB/FhaC/HecB family hemolysin secretion/activation protein has product MPIQPTTGHWCRIQKWGITLLCLCALPAAAADAPQPGQEALRLQQQQQRDLQQLQLEQRQRQMQRGRFGTPPITPTAPKDVAKDERCWPLRGTRLAGVTLFSRTELDKHIEPYVAPCMGVTQINRLLAEITRLYVEAGYIASRPYLISAPSAGHPLDIHVEEGYLEAIELADQSLPVSLGAAFPGMLGKPLNLRDLEQGLDQLNRLRSVDLTADIAPGSQAGASRIILRSRSSASRWALGLGLDNLGSAGTGRDRNALSLNLDSPLQLGDSLNLSFSDTLNHGPRYSRSTSLFYSIPYGYWTYSLFASHAEYRSPFKLSRTTLYNSGRTDQVSLRSDRVLWRDQGHQLSANLQLAYKDVDSYLQKAHLDIQSPTLTVAEAGLNLFWLNSAVWNLDVNYAQGLTWFGADRDADQVQKNRPKAQFHKYRANLSQWRNGQWSAQPWQWQSQLSVQYSPDALPAIEQLLVTDDSAVRGYRDNSSSGAIGAVWRNTLRLPLNSDLPVKITPRLGLDNGWVKREHGVQSQRLSGASAGLNLSWKNVQLDFDYQRNLNTPTGFRQEPEVWLTRLSLQI; this is encoded by the coding sequence GTGCCAATTCAGCCCACAACCGGACACTGGTGTCGTATTCAAAAGTGGGGCATCACCCTGCTCTGCCTGTGCGCGCTGCCTGCGGCCGCCGCCGATGCGCCGCAGCCAGGCCAGGAAGCCCTTCGCTTGCAGCAGCAACAGCAGCGCGACCTGCAGCAATTACAACTGGAGCAGCGCCAGCGCCAGATGCAGCGCGGCCGTTTCGGTACGCCGCCGATCACACCGACCGCGCCAAAGGACGTCGCCAAGGATGAACGCTGCTGGCCCCTGCGCGGTACACGCCTGGCCGGGGTCACCTTGTTCAGCCGCACCGAGCTGGACAAACACATCGAGCCCTACGTTGCCCCCTGCATGGGCGTCACTCAGATCAACCGACTATTGGCCGAGATCACGCGTCTGTATGTCGAGGCCGGCTATATCGCCAGCCGTCCCTACCTGATCAGTGCGCCGAGCGCCGGGCACCCGCTGGATATTCACGTCGAGGAAGGCTACCTCGAAGCCATCGAACTGGCCGACCAGAGCCTGCCCGTGTCGTTAGGCGCAGCGTTTCCCGGGATGCTCGGCAAGCCGCTGAACCTGCGCGACCTGGAACAGGGCCTGGACCAGCTCAACCGCCTGCGCTCGGTCGACCTCACCGCCGATATCGCCCCTGGCAGCCAAGCGGGCGCCTCGCGCATCATCCTGCGCTCGCGCAGCAGTGCCTCGCGTTGGGCCCTGGGGCTTGGGCTGGATAACCTTGGCAGCGCCGGCACCGGGCGTGATCGCAATGCCCTCAGCCTGAACCTGGACAGCCCGCTGCAATTGGGCGATTCGCTCAACCTGAGTTTCAGCGACACGCTCAACCATGGGCCGCGCTACAGCCGCAGCACCAGCCTGTTCTACTCGATCCCCTATGGCTACTGGACCTACAGCCTGTTCGCCAGCCATGCCGAATACCGCTCGCCGTTCAAGCTCAGCCGCACGACGCTCTACAACAGCGGTCGCACCGATCAGGTCAGCCTGCGCAGCGATCGGGTGCTGTGGCGCGACCAGGGCCATCAACTGAGCGCCAACCTGCAACTGGCCTACAAGGACGTCGACAGCTACCTGCAGAAAGCCCACCTGGACATCCAGAGCCCGACGCTGACGGTGGCCGAGGCCGGCCTGAACCTGTTCTGGCTCAACAGCGCGGTGTGGAACCTGGACGTCAATTACGCCCAGGGCCTGACCTGGTTCGGCGCCGATCGCGATGCCGACCAGGTGCAGAAAAACCGGCCCAAGGCGCAGTTTCACAAGTACCGCGCCAACCTCAGCCAATGGCGCAACGGCCAATGGTCGGCGCAACCGTGGCAGTGGCAGAGCCAGCTGTCGGTGCAATACAGCCCGGACGCGCTGCCTGCCATCGAACAGCTGCTGGTCACCGACGACTCGGCCGTGCGTGGCTACCGCGACAACAGCAGCTCCGGCGCGATTGGCGCGGTGTGGCGCAACACTTTGCGCCTGCCGCTGAACAGCGATTTGCCGGTGAAAATCACCCCGCGCCTGGGCCTCGACAACGGCTGGGTCAAGCGCGAACACGGCGTCCAAAGCCAACGCCTGAGCGGCGCCAGCGCGGGGCTCAACCTGAGCTGGAAGAACGTGCAGCTCGACTTCGATTACCAACGCAACCTCAACACCCCAACAGGTTTTCGCCAGGAGCCGGAGGTCTGGCTGACACGCCTGAGCTTGCAAATATGA